One part of the Mytilus trossulus isolate FHL-02 chromosome 11, PNRI_Mtr1.1.1.hap1, whole genome shotgun sequence genome encodes these proteins:
- the LOC134690349 gene encoding uncharacterized protein LOC134690349: MYQPPGSQGEYKTPNRGLRREAFRSHFLLFIVDTIIMTGLLVCGIIGVIWMNGELYSTPPFYVASFVAATVVMAKATVGGCFSVQGLFVKEKPDEPETALVILHLILSVISMLGYFVAIVVFGASRVLESCASSNDTPGCSNHAQVYKALGAITLVLILISIALTCFGIYLFVRFGKEFGVSPYKKSKWRKDPPRSVSKTISVHHNEVHDDMKDFV, encoded by the exons ATGTATCAACCTCCAGGCTCACAGGGAGAGTACAAGACACCTAACAGAG gTTTACGACGTGAAGCCTTCCGCTCGCACTTTTTACTGTTTATTGTTGACACTATTATAATGACTGGACTTCTTGTCTGCGGAATAATCGGAGTAATCTGGATGAACGGAGAGTTATATTCCACACCTCCTTTCTATGTGGCATCTTTTGTAGCTGCAACAGTt GTAATGGCCAAAGCAACTGTTGGTGGATGTTTCTCTGTCCAAGGTCTGTTTGTGAAGGAGAAGCCAGATGAACCGGAAACAGCATTA GTAATACTCCACCTGATTCTATCAGTTATATCAATGCTTGGATATTTTGTTGCAATTGTTGTATTTGGCGCTTCGAGGGTTCTCGAATCATGCGCAAGTTCTAATGACACACCCGGATGTTCCAATCATGCACAAGTATACAAAGCATTAGGAGCGATAACtcttgtattaattttaataagCATTGCTTTAACATGCTTTGGAATTTATCTATTTGTTCGATTTGGAAAAGAATTTGGTGTTTCGCCGTACAAGAAGTCTAAATGGCGGAAGGATCCACCGAGATCTGTTTCTAAAACTATAAGCGTGCATCACAATGAAGTACATGATGACATGAAAGATTTCGTGTAG
- the LOC134690348 gene encoding uncharacterized protein LOC134690348 — protein sequence MVSKNCIYICALLYFNCIAGTVAKDIFSLNVEAYDDTYEDAKSLHISKVETLIHCSMNCLNQARCVSYFYNGLSNMCILHEDPFTYTIRSQSGAGWKFYITFVHSNRCKPDFFYYRYHDLCYKFGPAINANDSSIASICSEPNEDLVRVDSEERQSYIETITADIGLVYNNAICIQGTSMLSSSHQWTFNDGTSMLYSKWAQGQPESNGTFIRMFRSLKYKWYSLVDDNKCSFICEYKYNDDT from the exons ATGGTGTCCAAGAACTGCATTTATATTTGTGCTTTGTTGTATTTCAACTGCATTGCAGGAACAGTTGCAAAAGACATCTTCTCACTAAATGTAGAGGCTTATGACGACACCTACGAAGATGCAAAATCTCTTCACATATCTAAAGTAGAAACTTTAATTCATTGCTCAATGAATTGTTTAAACCAGGCTCGTTGTGTGTCCTATTTTTACAATGGATTATCGAACATGTGTATCCTACATGAAGATCCTTTTACGTATACAATCCGGTCGCAGTCTGGAGCAGGATGGAAATTTTACATTACCTTTGTCC ACTCTAATCGATGCAAGCCTGATTTCTTTTACTATCGATATCATGATCTTTGCTATAAATTTGGACCAGCAATAAATGCTAACGATTCTAGCATTGCTTCGATATGTAGTGAACCTAACGAAGATCTTGTGAGGGTCGATTCTGAAGAAAGACAATCCTACATAGAAACAATCACAG CTGACATTGGTCTTGTGTACAATAACGCCATCTGTATTCAGGGAACAAGCATGCTAAGCTCATCACACCAATGGACATTTAATGATGGGACCAGTATGCTGTATTCAAAATGGGCTCAAGGTCAACCGGAATCAAATGGAACATTTATACGTATGTTCCGATCTTTAAAGTACAAATGGTACAGTTTAGTTGATGACAATAAGTGCTCTTTCATCTGtgaatataaatacaatgaCGATACATAA